From a region of the Ovis aries strain OAR_USU_Benz2616 breed Rambouillet chromosome 2, ARS-UI_Ramb_v3.0, whole genome shotgun sequence genome:
- the ATOSB gene encoding atos homolog protein B, protein MRHVQAETSPSSEPEAGPSQPAVRQGALQGGLLMGYSPAGGATSPGVYQVSIFSPPAGASEPPRALKRPAPPTECPRELKRGPGLGAREGLSPEEPPTVGLLGPEGLGLKLGVASQHFCHHGLCVVEQGGSSTSPWTSGAQSSPLPPSNASCSTLHTRDWASPDPRGQGSLGASLGPAPPGQLHTFDTDLHSLAQIGGKSLVSGVGNGGSPWPRESPGTANGCSPEHTPPGPGPPGPCPTKRRLLPAGEALDVSSEDEGPAPRRRRGTLGHPPAANSSDAKATPFWSHLLPGPKEPVLDPTDCSPMGRRLKGARRLKLSSFRSLRKGPGLLSPPSASPVPTPAVSRTLLGNFEESLLRGRFAPSGRIEGFTAEIGASGSYCPQHVTLPVTVTFFDVSEQNAPAPFLGIVDLSPLGRKGYSVPKVGTIQVTLFNPNQTVVKMFLVTFDFSDMPAAHMTFLRHRLFLVPVGEEGNAGPTRRLLCYLLHLRFRSSRSGRLSLHGDIRLLFSRRSLELDTGLPYELQAVTEAPHNPRYSPLP, encoded by the exons ATGCGCCACGTGCAGGCGGAGACATCTCCATCCTCAGAGCCAGAGGCTGGCCCTTCGCAGCCTGCAGTCAGGCAGGGGGCCCTCCAGGGTGGCCTGctcatgggctacagcccagCGGGGGGGGCGACATCCCCCGGGGTCTACCAGGTATCCATCTTTTCCCCTCCAGCTGGTGCCTCTGAGCCTCCTAGGGCCCTGAAACGGCCAGCCCCACCTACCGAGTGTCCCAGGGAGCTGAAGAGAGGCCCCGGACTAGGGGCCAGAGAGGGACTATCCCCTGAAGAGCCACCTACTGTGGGGCTCTTGGGCCCAGAGGGACTGGGGCTGAAACTGGGCGTGGCCAGCCAACATTTCTGCCATCACGGCCTCTGTGTTGTGGAACAAGGAGGTAGCTCCACCTCACCTTGGACTTCGGGGGCCCAAAGTTCCCCCTTGCCCCCATCAAATGCTTCCTGCAGTACTTTGCACACCAGAGACTGGGCTTCCCCAGATCCAAGGGGACAGGGGTCTCTGGGGGCGTCCCTGGGGCCAGCCCCTCCAGGCCAGCTGCACACATTTGACACTGATTTGCACAGTCTTGCACAAATAGGGGGTAAGAGCCTAGTGTCTGGGGTGGGCAATGGGGGCAGCCCCTGGCCTAGGGAGTCCCCTGGCACTGCCAATGGGTGCAGCCCCGAGCACACACCCCCTGGCCCCGGACCTCCAGGCCCCTGCCCCACCAAGCGAAGGCTGCTTCCTGCTGGAGAAGCCCTGGATGTCAGCTCTGAGGATGAGGGGCCAGCCCCTCGGAGGCGCCGGGGAACACTGGGCCACCCTCCTGCTGCCAACAGTTCTGATGCCAAAGCCACACCCTTCTGGAGCCACTTGCTGCCTGGGCCCAAGGAGCCTGTGCTG GACCCAACAGACTGTAGTCCCATGGGGCGGAGGCTGAAAGGTGCCCGTCGCCTGAAGCT GAGCTCCTTTCGAAGCCTCCGGAAGGGACCAGGTCTGCTGAGCCCTCCCAGTGCCTCCCCGGTTCCTACCCCTGCTGTCAGCCGTACCTTGTTGGGCAACTTTGAG GAATCATTGCTGCGAGGACGCTTCGCACCGTCCGGCCGCATTGAGGGCTTCACCGCAGAGATTGGAGCTAGTGGATCCTACTGCCCTCAGCATGTCACGCTGCCCGTCACTGTCACCTTCTTTGACGTTTCTGAGCAAAATGCCCCGGCTCCCTTCCTG GGCATTGTGGACCTGAGTCCCCTGGGGAGGAAGGGTTACAGTGTGCCCAAGGTGGGCACCATCCAAGTG ACCTTATTTAACCCCAACCAGACTGTGGTGAAGATGTTCCTCGTGACCTTTGACTTTTCGGACATGCCTGCTGCCCACATGACCTTCCTGCGCCACCGCCTCTTTTTGGTGCCTGTGGGTGAGGAGGGGAATGCTGGCCCCACCCGCCGCCTCCTCTGCTACTTATTGCACCTCAG GTTCCGGAGCTCCCGCTCAGGCCGCTTAAGCCTGCATGGCGACATCCGCCTGCTTTTTTCCCGCCGGAGCCTGGAACTGGACACAGGGCTCCCCTACGAACTGCAGGCTGTGACTGAGGCCCCTCACAATCCACGTTACTCACCTTTGCCCTGA
- the STOML2 gene encoding stomatin-like protein 2, mitochondrial, producing the protein MLARAARGTGALLLKGSFQASARAPRRASSGLPRNTVVLFVPQQEAWVVERMGRFHRILEPGLNILIPVLDRIRYVQSLKEIVINVPEQSAVTLDNVTLQIDGVLYLRIMDPYKASYGVEDPEYAVTQLAQTTMRSELGKLSLDKVFRERESLNASIVDAINQAADCWGIRCLRYEIKDIHVPPRVKESMQMQVEAERRKRATVLESEGTRESAINVAEGKKQAQILASEAEKAEQINQAAGEASAVLAKAKAKAEAIRILAAALTQHNGDAAASLTVAEQYVSAFSKLAKDSNTILLPSNPGDVTSMVAQAMGVYGALTKAPVPEAQDSVSSRSSRDVRSTDASLDEELDRVKMS; encoded by the exons ATGCTGGCGCGCGCGGCGCGGGGGACTGGGGCCCTTTTGCTGAAG GGCTCCTTCCAGGCTTCTGCCCGCGCTCCGCGCCGCGCCTCGTCTGGATTGCCCCGAAACACCGTGGTCCTGTTTGTGCCacagcaggaggcctgggtggtGGAGCGAATGGGCCGATTCCACCGGATCCTGGAGCCT GGCTTGAATATCCTCATCCCTGTGTTAGACCGGATCCGATATGTGCAGAGTCTCAAGGAAATTGTCATCAACGTGCCTGAGCAGTCTGCTGTGACACTTG ACAATGTAACTCTGCAAATTGATGGAGTCCTTTACCTGCGCATCATGGACCCCTATAAG GCAAGCTATGGTGTGGAAGACCCTGAGTATGCTGTCACCCAGCTAGCTCAGACAACCATGAGATCAGAGCTCGGCAAACTCTCTCTGGACAAAGTCTTCCGG GAGCGGGAGTCCCTCAATGCTAGCATCGTGGATGCCATCAACCAGGCTGCCGACTGCTGGGGCATCCGCTGCCTCCGTTACGAGATCAAGGATATCCATGTACCGCCCCGGGTGAAGGAGTCCATGCAGATGCAG gtggaggCAGAGCGGCGGAAACGGGCCACAGTTCTAGAGTCTGAGGGGACTCGAGAGTCAGCCATCAACGTGGCAGAGGGAAAGAAGCAGGCACAGATCCTGGCCTCCGAGGCAGAAAAGGCTGAACAAATAAATCAGGCAGCAG gagAGGCCAGTGCAGTTCTGGCCAAGGCCaaggctaaagctgaagctattCGCATCCTGGCTGCAGCTCTGACACAACAT AACGGAGATGCAGCAGCTTCACTGACTGTGGCCGAGCAGTACGTCAGCGCATTCTCTAAACTGGCCAAGGACTCCAACACCATCCTGCTGCCCTCCAACCCTGGCGACGTCACCAGTATGGTGGCTCAG GCCATGGGTGTGTACGGGGCCCTCACCAAAGCCCCGGTACCGGAAGCCCAGGACTCAGTCtccagcaggagcagcagagatGTCCGGAGCACAGATGCAAGTCTCGATGAGGAACTTGATCGAGTCAAGATGAGTTAA